The Carassius auratus strain Wakin unplaced genomic scaffold, ASM336829v1 scaf_tig00214963, whole genome shotgun sequence genome contains a region encoding:
- the LOC113093325 gene encoding cerebellin-4-like: MRLTMAVLLLLYKCLIFSLAATGLTMATEMVISELSAKHEDKQPTCPLKICTDVLKDLGATEKQLKDLEIRLANSEAQIEQIKKETQDRPKVAFSASFGSNGFFGPVKADSTLVYKNVFINVGDAYNQDTGIFTAPVRGVYYFSFFYHCAPDHGTKLNLYRNGKPEALAQNHKSEQSAENGGNGLILLLEKEDQVYMVLQKNNWIWDTYNVTVFSGFLIDAM; encoded by the exons ATGAGGTTAACAATGGCAGTTCTTCTGCTTCTATACAAATGTCTTATATTCAGTTTGGCTGCCACAGGTTTAACCATGGCAACAGAAATGGTCATCTCTGAATTAAGTGCTAAACATGAAGACAAACAGCCGACTTGCCCTTTGAAAATATGCACAGACGTACTGAAGGATCTTGGAGCCACAGAGAAGCAACTAAAAGATCTGGAAATCAGACTTGCTAACAGTGAAGCTCAGATTGAGCAAATCAAAAAGGAAACCCAAG ACAGGCCAAAGGTGGCGTTTTCAGCTTCATTCGGATCAAATGGTTTCTTTGGACCGGTTAAAGCAGATTCAACACTGGTTTACAAGAATGTCTTCATTAATGTTGGTGATGCCTACAACCAGGACACGG GGATTTTCACAGCACCAGTACGAGGAGTTTACTATTTCAGTTTCTTCTACCATTGTGCACCTGATCATGGAACAAAATTAAACTTGTATAGAAATGGAAAGCCAGAAGCATTGGCACAAAACCACAAGAGTGAACAGTCTGCAGAGAACGGAGGCAATGGCTTAATACTACTGTTGGAGAAAGAGGATCAAGTCTACATGGTACTCCAAAAGAACAATTGGATCTGGGATACATATAATGTCACAGTGTTTAGTGGTTTTCTTATTGATgccatgtaa